Proteins encoded by one window of Paenibacillus sp. DCT19:
- a CDS encoding AAA family ATPase gives MINGAFGAGKTSAANQLQPLIPNSMIFDPEEIGYMLRKVIPEDVRMKEENTDDFQDMELWKILTVTIARELRHKYDKHLIVPMTIYDTERFEYIYRGLSELDSNLYHFTLMTSMDTLHERLAKRGDKLGGWTYQQAVKCLEAFQDVQFEQHIVTDDMTTDDVVKHIYSNVM, from the coding sequence ATGATCAATGGAGCATTTGGCGCGGGCAAAACGTCAGCTGCGAACCAGCTACAGCCGTTAATTCCAAACAGCATGATCTTTGACCCTGAAGAGATTGGTTATATGCTGCGAAAGGTGATTCCAGAGGACGTAAGAATGAAGGAAGAGAACACAGACGATTTTCAGGATATGGAACTATGGAAAATACTTACCGTAACCATCGCCCGTGAACTGAGGCATAAGTATGATAAACATTTAATTGTGCCGATGACAATCTATGATACAGAACGCTTCGAATATATTTATCGTGGGCTTAGTGAATTAGACAGCAATCTGTATCATTTTACACTAATGACTTCAATGGATACATTGCATGAGAGGTTAGCCAAACGTGGCGATAAGCTAGGTGGGTGGACGTACCAACAAGCGGTTAAATGTCTAGAGGCATTTCAGGATGTGCAATTTGAACAACATATTGTAACCGATGATATGACTACGGATGATGTGGTCAAGCACATCTATTCCAACGTGATGTAG
- a CDS encoding GNAT family N-acetyltransferase, with translation MNHLITIHPLTALDVDGANLVFEIAIRAAFQDEGLDTQHDDFWNEVNDKKRLLQMVLQQSHNQDETMFFLLAKREDTVVGTISFAPCSELIRKGTNQELADIGELGTLYILPELQGQGIGSALIQALIGELQRRGLDKFCLDSGYKHAQQRWKRKFGKPHTVLQDHWGEGTDHMIWLCDVKDFAAK, from the coding sequence ATGAATCACCTGATAACCATTCATCCCTTAACTGCATTGGATGTGGATGGTGCCAATCTTGTGTTTGAGATAGCCATTCGAGCTGCGTTTCAGGATGAAGGTTTGGATACTCAACATGATGACTTCTGGAATGAAGTGAATGACAAAAAAAGGCTGCTCCAAATGGTCTTGCAACAAAGCCATAATCAGGATGAAACGATGTTCTTTCTCTTAGCGAAGAGGGAAGATACAGTCGTTGGAACGATATCCTTTGCGCCTTGTAGTGAGTTAATTCGTAAGGGCACTAATCAGGAACTGGCAGATATCGGTGAACTGGGTACGTTGTACATTTTACCTGAGCTACAAGGTCAGGGGATCGGTTCTGCTCTAATTCAGGCGTTAATCGGTGAACTTCAGCGGCGTGGTCTGGATAAGTTCTGTCTGGATAGTGGTTATAAACATGCCCAACAGCGCTGGAAAAGGAAATTCGGTAAGCCTCACACCGTGTTACAAGATCACTGGGGAGAAGGCACAGATCATATGATCTGGCTGTGTGACGTGAAGGATTTTGCAGCCAAATAA
- a CDS encoding Cof-type HAD-IIB family hydrolase → MIKIVFMDIDGTLLSELDRTISPHTERAIQELRNRGIQVVLVTGRPYSLCEEFRRMGIDTIISANGALIKSGEQVIHKSILSPDMVRTFSEFAQQNGHGVSYFTETFEMNGNFETDVRIRDALRDTLGIMDYPGTLSSLEREIYCLCLYADQAEAEIYHRQFPSLNFVRFHEYVSNVLEENVVSKSAAAEKVLKFLNISREEAMAFGDGENDIDLLEYVGLGVAMGNGEERIKLSADYVTRKASEDGITHALNVFKLI, encoded by the coding sequence ATCATTAAAATTGTATTTATGGACATAGACGGAACCTTGTTAAGTGAGCTTGATCGAACGATATCTCCTCATACAGAGAGAGCAATTCAAGAGCTGCGTAACAGAGGAATCCAAGTTGTTCTGGTAACAGGTAGACCCTATAGTTTATGTGAGGAATTCAGGAGAATGGGCATTGATACGATCATTTCAGCCAATGGTGCCCTTATTAAGAGTGGAGAACAAGTGATCCATAAGTCTATACTCTCTCCAGACATGGTAAGAACGTTTAGCGAATTTGCACAGCAGAATGGTCATGGTGTTTCCTATTTTACAGAGACGTTTGAGATGAACGGGAACTTTGAAACCGACGTACGTATTAGGGATGCATTAAGAGACACGCTGGGCATTATGGATTATCCTGGGACTCTATCTTCGCTTGAGCGTGAAATTTATTGTCTCTGTCTATATGCAGATCAAGCAGAAGCAGAGATATATCATAGGCAGTTTCCATCCCTGAATTTCGTGCGTTTCCATGAGTACGTATCTAATGTGCTAGAAGAGAATGTGGTTTCGAAGTCAGCCGCTGCAGAGAAAGTACTCAAATTTCTAAACATATCCCGAGAAGAGGCGATGGCGTTTGGAGATGGAGAGAATGATATCGATCTGTTGGAGTATGTTGGTCTTGGTGTTGCGATGGGGAACGGGGAAGAACGCATTAAGTTAAGTGCAGACTATGTTACGCGAAAAGCAAGTGAGGATGGGATTACGCACGCATTGAACGTATTTAAACTCATCTAA
- a CDS encoding S66 peptidase family protein, with protein sequence MIAPKLQPGDEVRVISPSRSLSIIEEQHIHLAKQRLEALGLIVSFSANAYEMDDFASSSIESRIQDLHTAFADPQVKGILATIGGFNSNQLLQYIDYSLIQANPKRFCGYSDITALSTAIYTKTGLITYSGPAFSTFAILHGNEYTVEFFEKMMIGSADSIHVTPSVDWSDDAWYRDQENRQFITNQGPVILNEGQVEGTVIGGNLCTLNLLQGTEYMPSLEGAVLFVEDDYMADPSTFDRDLQSLIHQPGFEQVKGLVIGRFQKASGMTPQLLDKIISSKRELTHIPVIADVDFGHTAPHFTFPIGGKTKLNAQGTSVELWISE encoded by the coding sequence ATGATTGCACCTAAGCTGCAACCAGGAGACGAAGTTCGTGTGATCTCTCCATCGAGAAGTCTCTCCATTATAGAAGAGCAGCATATCCACCTGGCCAAACAACGATTGGAGGCATTGGGTCTAATCGTCTCTTTTTCCGCTAACGCATATGAAATGGATGATTTTGCTTCGTCCTCTATTGAATCGAGAATTCAAGATTTGCACACAGCCTTTGCCGATCCACAAGTCAAAGGAATACTGGCAACAATAGGTGGGTTCAACTCCAATCAGTTGCTGCAATATATCGACTATTCGCTTATCCAAGCCAATCCGAAGCGATTCTGTGGTTATTCTGATATTACTGCATTGAGTACCGCTATCTATACGAAGACAGGGCTGATAACCTATTCGGGTCCTGCGTTTTCGACGTTTGCTATACTTCATGGCAACGAATACACCGTCGAGTTTTTCGAGAAAATGATGATAGGATCGGCCGATTCAATTCACGTTACACCCTCTGTAGATTGGAGTGATGATGCGTGGTATCGGGATCAAGAGAACCGTCAATTTATTACGAACCAAGGGCCAGTGATTCTGAACGAAGGACAGGTAGAAGGCACCGTTATTGGCGGGAATCTATGTACACTGAATCTACTTCAAGGTACAGAATATATGCCTTCTCTAGAAGGGGCAGTCCTGTTCGTTGAGGATGACTATATGGCTGATCCGTCTACATTCGATCGGGATTTACAATCACTTATTCATCAGCCCGGGTTCGAGCAGGTGAAAGGGTTAGTCATTGGTAGGTTCCAGAAAGCATCAGGAATGACGCCTCAATTATTAGATAAAATTATAAGCAGCAAGCGGGAATTAACGCACATTCCGGTTATTGCAGATGTCGATTTTGGACATACCGCACCACATTTTACTTTCCCGATTGGGGGCAAGACCAAGCTTAACGCACAGGGCACGAGCGTGGAGCTCTGGATTTCAGAGTGA
- a CDS encoding anti sigma factor C-terminal domain-containing protein, giving the protein MSNHTEHDEQRVLQEEDFENLQPEWGQKQFKRMVWKTRWKFFLNAGGALFLVFIVYHIYVSSLHIYFDQSKVRNDFLRSIVSVVEMHGDGLRVEKPVHEAFEVSPFLTQKANLKIYRQVGSWEVITGEIEAELSISGKLSYTITNTGAYMNGNNTGPFFLPYSLVSDQAAPTTDSSDSNHLNRLAKIDDGHVAELSLSVKNLISPEQLMKLLANYDVGVTAMPVYAGELKELDISYSRSGMYDYMTPHLTLKPLTLFGETGSSWYAYFAPDEAEQMQEQVQAMMSDLEWMTNHVQYNGSDVDQQRLAYLKNNGVQVYGAVVTGPVRELEKITKLPEFHQFQLNRVEIWNWN; this is encoded by the coding sequence ATGTCTAATCACACAGAACATGATGAGCAGCGTGTCCTTCAAGAAGAAGATTTCGAGAATCTTCAACCTGAATGGGGTCAAAAGCAGTTCAAACGCATGGTATGGAAGACAAGATGGAAGTTTTTCCTTAACGCAGGAGGTGCTTTATTTCTTGTATTTATCGTCTACCATATCTATGTATCATCACTCCATATCTACTTCGATCAATCAAAAGTACGCAATGACTTCCTACGTTCCATCGTATCTGTTGTAGAGATGCACGGTGATGGGCTACGTGTAGAAAAACCCGTTCATGAAGCTTTTGAGGTTAGTCCGTTTCTAACTCAAAAAGCGAATCTGAAAATATATCGACAAGTAGGCTCATGGGAAGTAATCACTGGAGAGATTGAAGCCGAACTAAGTATCAGCGGCAAATTGAGCTATACGATTACCAATACAGGAGCATATATGAACGGCAACAATACGGGGCCATTTTTCCTCCCATACTCTCTTGTGTCTGACCAGGCTGCTCCCACCACTGATTCGAGTGATAGTAATCATCTGAACAGACTTGCTAAAATTGATGATGGGCATGTCGCAGAGCTATCCCTATCCGTGAAAAATCTAATATCTCCAGAACAATTGATGAAGCTTCTTGCCAATTACGATGTTGGGGTAACCGCTATGCCAGTCTATGCAGGTGAATTGAAGGAGTTAGATATCTCCTATTCACGCTCGGGTATGTACGACTATATGACGCCTCATCTAACGCTCAAACCTCTTACCTTATTCGGAGAAACTGGTTCTAGTTGGTATGCCTATTTTGCACCAGACGAGGCAGAACAGATGCAAGAGCAAGTTCAAGCGATGATGTCTGATCTGGAGTGGATGACTAATCATGTACAATACAATGGTTCGGATGTGGATCAACAACGTCTTGCCTATTTGAAAAACAATGGTGTGCAAGTCTATGGCGCTGTCGTTACAGGTCCTGTACGTGAGCTGGAGAAAATAACAAAGCTGCCGGAATTTCATCAATTCCAACTAAATCGCGTAGAGATATGGAATTGGAATTAA
- a CDS encoding RNA polymerase sigma factor, which produces MRSDLYAELFKQYQSSLHLYLYRMCGSQETAEELVQETFYRAMVSMKAEHASYARAWLYKVARHLFIDWYRKQRGELQMNRELEQQGAENTYRSPEEVLNARERTIRIQQVMKKLPEQYRTILLLREMNELSYKELYEVLDMNMNQVKVNLFRARERFKAEMLQMKGDE; this is translated from the coding sequence ATGAGGAGTGATCTATATGCCGAACTATTCAAGCAGTACCAATCCTCCCTGCATCTCTATCTCTACCGCATGTGTGGATCTCAGGAGACCGCTGAGGAGTTAGTTCAAGAAACCTTTTACAGAGCTATGGTATCTATGAAAGCCGAGCATGCAAGTTATGCCAGAGCGTGGTTGTACAAAGTTGCCCGGCACTTATTTATCGATTGGTATCGTAAACAACGTGGTGAACTACAAATGAATCGGGAACTGGAACAGCAAGGCGCAGAAAATACATACCGTTCCCCAGAGGAAGTGCTTAACGCACGTGAACGAACCATTCGTATTCAACAGGTGATGAAGAAGCTTCCCGAACAGTATCGAACCATATTGTTACTACGAGAAATGAACGAGCTATCTTATAAGGAGCTTTACGAAGTTTTGGATATGAATATGAACCAGGTCAAGGTTAACCTTTTTCGTGCCAGAGAACGATTCAAGGCAGAGATGCTTCAAATGAAAGGAGACGAATGA
- a CDS encoding glycosyltransferase family 1 protein, with translation MRLALFTDTYAPDTNGVAATLARWSTHMQRRGIEHLLFTPNSIIESNDDFPVRPVANIPFFLYPECRIALPSRTSTYKQLQAFQPDLLHISTPFNMGLLGLRYAHKNHLPHVVSYHTHFDRYLEYYRLKSMIPLYWKYVQWFHRGADATFAPSLETLESLHKQGIQRLKQWSRGIDCNLYRPDKRNSEFRIRHGITAPLILLYVGRIAPEKDISTLTMAIQHLPAELQSRIHWVIVGDGPLLPKMRQQAPANVTFTGYLHGDELAHMYASADLFVFPSCTETFGNVVLEAMASGLPVLAANAGGVRDLVADHRSGILFEAGRADALIREIGLWANHPEQLKAMGNYGRKLAQQRSWENIFDQLIEDYEKIIEQRNRRFKTTFSSA, from the coding sequence ATGCGCCTGGCCTTGTTCACGGATACTTATGCTCCAGATACCAATGGCGTAGCCGCCACGCTCGCACGCTGGAGTACCCATATGCAGCGCAGAGGGATCGAACATCTGTTATTCACTCCGAACTCCATTATCGAGAGCAATGATGATTTTCCGGTGCGACCTGTTGCTAATATCCCTTTTTTCCTCTATCCCGAATGTCGAATTGCTCTACCCAGCAGAACCTCCACCTACAAACAATTGCAGGCATTCCAGCCGGATCTGCTACATATCTCCACACCATTCAATATGGGACTGCTTGGCCTCCGTTATGCTCACAAAAACCATCTTCCCCATGTCGTATCCTATCATACCCACTTCGATCGTTACCTCGAATACTACAGATTAAAAAGCATGATTCCCCTCTACTGGAAGTATGTCCAATGGTTTCACCGCGGAGCCGACGCTACATTCGCCCCTTCACTGGAGACTCTCGAATCGTTGCACAAACAAGGCATTCAGCGATTAAAGCAATGGTCGCGTGGAATTGATTGCAATCTATATAGGCCGGATAAGCGAAATTCAGAATTCCGTATTCGGCATGGGATTACTGCTCCGCTCATCCTGCTCTACGTTGGACGAATCGCGCCTGAGAAGGATATCAGCACACTTACTATGGCGATACAGCATTTACCAGCTGAGCTGCAATCACGTATTCACTGGGTTATCGTTGGCGATGGACCACTGCTCCCCAAAATGCGTCAACAAGCACCGGCAAATGTAACTTTCACTGGTTATCTTCATGGAGATGAGCTTGCTCATATGTATGCTTCGGCAGATCTATTTGTATTTCCTTCCTGTACAGAAACGTTCGGCAACGTCGTGTTGGAGGCTATGGCTTCGGGCTTGCCTGTGTTAGCGGCTAATGCTGGAGGTGTACGGGATCTTGTTGCTGACCATCGCAGTGGCATTTTGTTTGAAGCGGGTCGTGCAGATGCACTCATTCGTGAGATAGGTCTATGGGCAAACCATCCTGAGCAACTCAAAGCCATGGGCAACTATGGGCGAAAGCTTGCACAGCAGCGGTCATGGGAGAACATCTTCGACCAACTTATTGAAGACTATGAGAAGATTATTGAGCAGCGAAATCGACGATTCAAAACAACCTTTTCATCCGCATAG
- a CDS encoding GNAT family N-acetyltransferase, translating into MITELQRQDFHKVQHIIDTHSTLEVRAVLFGFNPGRIYVDDISDIKAALVWIQGQSGFQLIGDPQSESFAKELSAFMTTDIEPELVDLTLDSVEIGVQDGRWEGILRNMAGKRELSSDNQHVYRFHSPQGTERVGGIEETAADVYQLDGKAVQFVRVDSALIHDLKFANSSFLEDKITYFWSTVDDFLQHGFGYMLVHEQNNEIMSICLSGFVAGQTHAIDIETVEAYRNRGYAAVVAKAFVEACRREGLQPYWDCSPDNTGSVRLAERVGMVFDFDYSVYWYPLSS; encoded by the coding sequence ATGATTACTGAGCTTCAACGCCAGGACTTCCATAAGGTGCAGCATATTATCGACACTCATAGCACACTTGAGGTACGGGCTGTATTGTTCGGCTTTAATCCGGGCCGCATTTATGTTGATGATATTTCCGATATCAAGGCTGCGCTCGTGTGGATTCAGGGACAAAGCGGCTTTCAACTGATCGGAGATCCGCAGAGCGAATCTTTTGCGAAGGAACTATCTGCATTTATGACAACGGATATTGAACCTGAACTAGTAGATTTAACACTCGATTCCGTGGAAATTGGCGTACAGGATGGACGCTGGGAAGGGATACTGCGTAACATGGCAGGTAAGCGAGAACTCTCCAGTGATAATCAGCATGTATATCGATTCCATTCTCCACAAGGAACAGAACGTGTGGGAGGAATTGAAGAGACCGCTGCTGATGTTTATCAACTAGATGGGAAGGCTGTCCAATTTGTGAGAGTAGATTCTGCGCTTATACATGATCTCAAGTTCGCTAATTCATCCTTTCTGGAGGACAAGATTACTTACTTTTGGAGTACAGTTGATGACTTTTTGCAGCATGGCTTCGGTTATATGTTAGTTCATGAACAGAACAATGAAATTATGAGTATCTGTCTCTCAGGATTTGTTGCAGGACAGACACATGCTATTGATATTGAAACTGTGGAGGCGTATAGGAACAGGGGCTATGCTGCTGTTGTAGCAAAAGCTTTTGTAGAAGCGTGCAGGCGTGAGGGTCTTCAGCCGTATTGGGATTGTAGTCCGGATAATACAGGTTCGGTTCGATTGGCTGAACGTGTAGGAATGGTTTTCGATTTTGATTACAGCGTATATTGGTATCCATTATCGTCATAA
- a CDS encoding YHYH domain-containing protein: protein MGVSSSAYAHPGRLDKNGGHKCSAKSKQKGLCTGYHYHKKR, encoded by the coding sequence GTGGGTGTCTCATCATCCGCCTACGCTCATCCAGGTAGATTGGATAAGAATGGTGGACATAAGTGCTCTGCAAAGTCCAAGCAAAAAGGTCTGTGCACAGGATACCATTATCATAAAAAGAGATAG
- a CDS encoding HD family hydrolase: MNELLQQQMQFLIEIDKLKTIERQTRIIHGDRRENDAEHSWHLAMMAVILQGHANQDVDLLKVLKMLLVHDLVEIDAGDTFAYDTVGYTDKYEREIQAANRLFGMLPQAQAEELMNLWLEFEAKETPEAAFASSLDRMQPVIHNHQNEGDTWMKNNITSEQVLNRNREVERGSETLWAYVQEIVQDSVDQGILAKPAPQLTSE, translated from the coding sequence ATGAATGAATTGTTACAACAGCAAATGCAGTTTCTAATTGAGATTGATAAATTGAAGACGATTGAACGACAGACCCGAATTATTCATGGTGATCGACGTGAAAATGATGCGGAGCATTCCTGGCATCTCGCAATGATGGCTGTGATCTTACAAGGTCACGCGAATCAGGATGTGGATCTGCTTAAAGTGTTAAAGATGTTACTGGTTCACGATCTGGTAGAGATCGATGCGGGAGATACATTTGCTTATGATACGGTAGGTTATACGGATAAATATGAGCGGGAGATTCAGGCCGCCAACCGATTATTTGGAATGTTGCCACAGGCTCAAGCGGAAGAATTAATGAACCTGTGGTTAGAGTTTGAAGCAAAAGAAACGCCGGAAGCTGCATTTGCTTCATCACTGGATCGTATGCAACCAGTCATACATAATCATCAGAATGAAGGAGATACCTGGATGAAGAACAACATCACCAGTGAACAGGTATTGAATCGAAACCGTGAAGTCGAGAGAGGTTCCGAGACGTTGTGGGCATACGTACAGGAGATTGTACAGGATTCTGTCGATCAAGGGATTTTAGCGAAGCCAGCGCCACAACTAACCTCGGAATAA
- a CDS encoding RsiV family protein has translation MKFRWVYVLILALITTIILPTADASAAGTIAVKSKVLYYKGQPYIELTGGNKSVTTKLNKMFKVHAVNIVSADKKIKKENKKYSVSTTSATVKFNQKEKISVVYEDYIYAGAAHGFPSSTSYNYDLRTGKELKFKDFVQNDDQLANLEDSISSTLRAMYNANQGIFEENINDFPLDQDPAFFLYDKGIVIRFYPYEVASYAAGFVDVKVPYSKINK, from the coding sequence ATGAAATTCAGATGGGTGTATGTTCTTATTCTTGCTTTAATAACTACAATCATCTTACCTACAGCGGACGCAAGTGCAGCAGGTACGATTGCAGTGAAATCGAAAGTACTTTATTACAAAGGTCAACCGTACATAGAGCTTACAGGTGGAAACAAGAGTGTGACAACGAAGCTTAATAAGATGTTTAAGGTGCATGCCGTTAACATTGTGAGTGCAGACAAAAAGATAAAAAAAGAAAATAAAAAGTATTCCGTAAGCACCACAAGTGCCACAGTGAAATTTAATCAGAAAGAAAAAATATCTGTCGTGTACGAGGATTACATCTATGCAGGAGCAGCACATGGTTTTCCATCCTCAACGTCCTACAACTATGATCTTAGAACGGGTAAGGAACTGAAATTTAAAGATTTCGTGCAAAACGATGACCAACTAGCTAATTTAGAAGACTCCATCTCAAGTACCCTTAGAGCGATGTATAATGCAAACCAGGGTATTTTTGAAGAAAATATTAATGATTTCCCCTTGGATCAAGATCCTGCATTTTTCCTCTATGATAAGGGGATCGTAATTCGCTTCTATCCTTATGAAGTTGCCTCATACGCTGCAGGATTCGTTGATGTTAAAGTTCCTTATAGCAAAATAAATAAGTAG
- a CDS encoding NUDIX hydrolase has product MGYITELRTLLGSRPLILTGSCVLVFNEQGHLLLQKRTDSLDWGTIGGSMELGESLEETAARELYEEAGLRAGAYRLITVFSGQDMYYRYPHGDEIYNVMAVYEALDVEGEPRIMDDEGLELRYFDLCQPIPEINPITAYVLQNTGYIKMPD; this is encoded by the coding sequence ATGGGATATATCACGGAACTAAGGACACTGTTGGGCTCGCGACCATTAATTTTAACAGGCTCCTGTGTGCTGGTGTTCAACGAACAGGGACATTTGCTCTTGCAGAAACGCACTGACAGTCTGGACTGGGGAACGATTGGAGGTTCCATGGAGCTGGGTGAATCCTTGGAGGAAACAGCTGCGCGTGAATTGTATGAGGAAGCAGGCTTGAGAGCGGGAGCGTATCGACTCATTACTGTGTTTTCAGGACAGGACATGTATTATCGCTATCCACACGGTGACGAGATCTATAATGTGATGGCTGTATATGAGGCATTGGACGTAGAAGGGGAACCCCGTATTATGGACGATGAGGGATTGGAACTGCGTTACTTTGATCTATGCCAACCAATTCCAGAGATCAATCCGATTACGGCATATGTGTTACAGAATACAGGATATATCAAAATGCCTGATTAG
- a CDS encoding DUF4375 domain-containing protein, whose amino-acid sequence MKQLIEELQQLLPLDQLESMSGEEVVGNVAMDLYRAEFATIRECGTEIPQILREMILLIELDTELSMNGIAGYLENSSGQFISETTAVLQRIGNETDAEIMQSIQDILSANGVSAAQLRENVNGLSEGEVTNSLEVHGQQVHEVMQQVQHVAEGLLMQSDNEEVFEMLYQYVDANMDSLKQQLEQLLSE is encoded by the coding sequence ATGAAACAATTAATAGAAGAATTACAGCAATTATTACCTTTGGATCAGCTTGAATCCATGTCAGGTGAAGAAGTGGTGGGTAACGTAGCGATGGATCTATACCGCGCTGAATTTGCTACCATTAGAGAATGTGGGACAGAGATCCCGCAAATCTTACGAGAAATGATCCTTCTTATTGAACTAGACACCGAATTATCGATGAATGGAATAGCTGGATATTTGGAAAATTCAAGTGGGCAATTTATAAGTGAAACGACAGCGGTGTTACAGCGAATCGGTAATGAGACGGATGCAGAGATTATGCAGAGTATTCAGGACATTTTATCCGCGAACGGAGTGAGTGCTGCACAGCTTAGAGAGAATGTGAATGGGTTGTCCGAGGGGGAGGTAACGAATTCCTTAGAGGTGCATGGACAGCAGGTTCATGAAGTGATGCAACAAGTACAGCATGTAGCGGAAGGATTATTGATGCAATCTGACAATGAAGAAGTATTTGAAATGCTCTATCAGTATGTGGATGCCAACATGGACAGTTTGAAGCAGCAGTTGGAGCAACTCTTATCTGAATAA
- a CDS encoding glycoside hydrolase family 5 protein produces MPIGCWLRKAVLLTLSFMLVSVAYSPHPASANASPVQGFHVSGTNLLDATGAPFVMRGVNHAHTWFKNDLETAIPAIAATGSNTVRIVLSNGSRWTADSLTDVERILALCDQYQLTVMLEVHDATGSDSITELKKASDYFISIKQALIGKEDRVIVNIANEWYGSWGTDVWAAGYQQVIPELRQAGIRNTLVVDTAGWGQYPTAIFNKGLDVFNSDPLANTIFSIHMYEYAGGDAATVKNNIDQALALGVPVIVGEFGFQHTSGDVDEATIMSYAQQKGVGWLAWSWYGNSGGVEYLDLNVGPAGALTNWGQTVVNGPNGTQQTSVLNRIYTTPGYQPVPAT; encoded by the coding sequence ATGCCTATTGGTTGTTGGTTACGAAAAGCCGTTCTGTTAACCTTGTCGTTCATGTTAGTATCTGTCGCGTACTCACCCCATCCCGCTTCGGCAAATGCGAGTCCTGTGCAAGGATTTCATGTAAGCGGTACCAATTTATTAGATGCTACCGGAGCTCCTTTTGTCATGCGTGGTGTAAATCATGCTCATACCTGGTTCAAGAACGATCTGGAAACTGCGATTCCAGCCATTGCGGCGACCGGATCCAATACGGTACGCATTGTGCTATCGAATGGAAGTCGCTGGACAGCGGACTCGCTAACTGATGTGGAGCGAATTCTGGCACTCTGTGACCAGTACCAGCTGACAGTCATGCTGGAAGTTCATGATGCAACGGGTTCAGATAGTATAACGGAGCTTAAGAAGGCTTCGGATTATTTCATCAGCATCAAGCAGGCTCTAATTGGTAAGGAGGATCGTGTCATCGTGAACATCGCTAACGAATGGTATGGTTCATGGGGCACCGATGTATGGGCAGCCGGATACCAGCAGGTCATCCCTGAGCTTCGTCAGGCCGGCATCCGCAATACCCTTGTTGTAGATACAGCAGGTTGGGGACAGTACCCAACGGCGATCTTTAACAAAGGGTTAGATGTGTTTAACTCCGATCCGCTCGCAAACACAATCTTCTCCATTCATATGTACGAGTATGCAGGCGGAGATGCAGCAACGGTAAAAAATAACATTGATCAAGCGCTCGCTCTTGGTGTGCCTGTTATCGTCGGAGAGTTTGGCTTCCAGCATACCAGTGGTGACGTGGATGAGGCGACCATTATGAGTTATGCTCAGCAAAAAGGAGTAGGTTGGCTCGCGTGGTCTTGGTACGGAAACAGTGGTGGTGTGGAGTACCTTGATCTGAACGTTGGCCCAGCAGGCGCGCTGACGAATTGGGGACAAACCGTTGTGAACGGACCTAACGGTACGCAGCAAACATCGGTTTTGAATCGCATCTACACCACACCAGGGTACCAACCAGTACCTGCAACATAG
- a CDS encoding PTS sugar transporter subunit IIA: MITTDQIYLDQSLPNKEDVFQFISAEAERYHITSNREQLEADLWEREQVYSTGLQDHFAIPHTQSEAVTRPAVMVIRLSEPIDWDSHDGKPVKTIFVILVPKGHVDVSHLRIISSLATLLLEDSFKEGIAAAAKPEDVYGLLHQYTEGLVS, encoded by the coding sequence ATGATTACAACAGATCAGATTTATCTGGATCAATCATTGCCTAACAAAGAGGATGTATTTCAATTCATTTCCGCCGAGGCTGAACGTTATCACATTACGAGCAACCGCGAACAGCTTGAAGCTGATTTGTGGGAGCGTGAACAAGTCTATTCCACGGGGTTGCAGGATCACTTCGCAATTCCTCATACGCAGAGCGAAGCGGTGACTCGTCCAGCAGTAATGGTGATTCGTTTGAGCGAGCCGATTGACTGGGATTCTCATGATGGGAAGCCTGTGAAAACCATTTTTGTCATACTGGTACCGAAGGGTCATGTGGACGTATCTCATCTGAGGATTATTTCCTCACTAGCTACATTATTACTCGAAGATTCATTCAAAGAGGGCATTGCAGCAGCGGCGAAGCCGGAAGATGTATACGGCTTGCTTCATCAATATACGGAAGGACTGGTGTCATAA